The Diorhabda sublineata isolate icDioSubl1.1 chromosome 9, icDioSubl1.1, whole genome shotgun sequence nucleotide sequence ttccGCGTTGTCGGTTCCTTCTCTTTGTATTGCTACGACTGAGTATTTGATGATTTCGACTGGATTcattatttcctttttattttcatctgtttATCTTCCTCTCCTTTGTATACTACTTTTGACATACAGCATCACAATTCTCTTCTTTAGTTTAGTCTTCAAGAGACCATCTGCAAACGCATTCCATTCTTAGTTCTTTGGATGCTGTTTTTGTAACTTTAATTATATCATTCCTAACAATTATGAACAACAGATGACTTAGTACCACTTCCTATCTTAGTCAATCTTTTATTATAAAGCTTCGAGATTCTAATTTGTTTCACCTGACGTAATCCTTGTTGTTGGCAAATAAGCTTTTGACTATCCTTAATTTTCTctagaatattttcatatactttAGATCACATATGGGCAACCACCGGCCCGCGGGCCGGATCCGTCCCCGTGTAAGATATAATCCGGCCCGCGAGACATTTTGGAAAaacccaattaaaaaaatattacactaaACTAAGTACTTATACTTAGTACTAGTACATATACTTATACTAGTACATATCTTTAAAAGAAAACACTTGTTTGTGCTTTTTATCTTATCCGGCACCGGATATGATATGAATAGACTATAAAAATGTGGAGTCATCAATAGACTAATGAATCCCATAGCCTACACAAGTTTCCTTGTGTTTTCTTAGTTTACTCACGGAAGTGACGGTGAGGCGGCACACATCAAAAACTTCGATGTTTGCCGCCTCATTCTTTGATAATTACCGCCACTCGGCTTGCTCGATCAAATTCTTTGAAGTTTGCCGCCTCACGGGCTACAcatcaaaagattttatttattgcttCTCGATTATTCTAAACTAGTTTATTCCAGATTATTCCTTCATTTTGTCTATATAAGCGGGTGGATGGCCCGAAAGTTAGTTCTGTTCTATTTGAGCTACCGAGGTGATAACTCAGACAAGCGATATCCTAGCGAACGGCTAGAGCCGTCAACTTGCTTTGTGAATTTGTGTGCATCTTGAGTGGTTACTAACTATAGTTTGTTATTAAGTTTATTGaacgaaaagtaaaaaaaaaatgatgtctgGTGGAAAGAAACGAAAAGTAGATACAGAGGGTCGCCGCCAGTTACAAGAAAAATGGACTGAAGAATTCTTTTTTATCTTGCACAATAGTAATCCTATTTATTTGCTTTGTAATGAATCCATTTCAGTAATGAAAGAATTCAATATAAACAAGCATTACTCAACGCATGCTACACAGCACTCACTGACAGGACAATTAAGAACAGACAAAATCCAGAAGCTTAgagcaaatattgaaaaacagcaaCAAACTAGTTGGTTTGAATCTGGGCTGGTTTTGAATCATTTTCCATAGCATTAGACGAGAGCACCGATTTGTCTGACACAGCTCAACTGGCTATATTTATTCGAGGTATTGATAAGGAGTTCACTGTTACTGAGGAATTGCTATCTTTACAGCCGCTAAAAGCAACCACTACAGGAgaggatatttttaatgaagttcAAAAGGTATTCACAAATTTTGGCCTGCCATGGTCAAAATTAAATGGAGTATGCACTGATGGTGCACCTTCTATGGTCGTCTTACGAAAAGGTTTCATcggaattttgaatgaaaaagcAACAGAATTAAATGTGCAAAAAGATGATTTGATAGTCCTTCATTGCATTATCCACCAACAGAACTTGTGTTCTAAGTCCATTCGACTCCACAATGTAATGAATGTAGTAGtaaaaaccatcaattttattCGATCCCGAGGGCTTAACCATCGTCAGTTCAAGACGTTTTTGGATGAAATATCAGCTGAATATAACGACGTAACATATTATTGTGGAATCAGGTGGATGAGCAaaggaaaaatgttgaaacGGTTTTACGAGCTTAGAAATGAGATAGCAgactttataaaaataaaagataagcCACTATCTGAATTGAGTGACCCAAAATGGATATGTGATTTAGCATTTCTGGTCGACCTTACAGgttatttgaatgatttaaatttgaaacttcaaaAACAAGGACAGTTAGTAAATGATTTGGACAACCATTTGAAAGCGTTTCAGATCAAACTACGCTTGTGGGAGTAACAGATGCAGTCTGGTAACAGTTACCATTTCAACACGCTCTCTGCGTATGAAAATATTGCTTATGCTCAATATGCTGAAAAACTCAAGTTACTGTCGGAACAATTTTCGAACAGATTTAGCGACTTCAAAAACATGgaagaatgtttcaatttatttgctaCTCCTACAAAATGTAATGTACAAAATGCTCCAATACACTTACAAATGGAGTTAATCGAGATTCATAAAAACTCACTCCTAAAATCCAAATTTGAAGACGTAGAGTTGTGcgatttctagaaaaaatacCTAGAAGAAGACAATTTTCCGCAGCTTAGAAAATTCGCAAGAAGATTGATTTCTGCGTTTGGCAGTACTTATAAATGCGAACAGTCTTTTCATTGATGAAAGTTAATAAATCAATACATCGTACAAGACTGACTGacgataatttggaaaattctttaCGTCTATGTATCAGTGGAATTCATCCAAATATCGATGGATTAGTTTCCCAAATTCAAGCTCAAGTGTCTCATTGATTTCAGTGTATTTAACTTTTGTAGTTTGTAACAATTGCAAATGtaactatttaattataatgttgtaccattttttaaaatttcattttgttgttttaataaatacaataatcacATTATCACTACTTTAAAATGCACTAAGTACTTTTAAACGTGGCCCGCGAACGTTTTGAACGTTAAAGTTTGGCCCTCAGCATGTCAAAGGTTGCCCATACCTGCTTTAGATAATACTTAAATCCGTAATGACTCTATAATTTGTGCAAACTTTGGTGTCTCCTATCTCTTTCAGCTTCACTGAATGATAATCTGTCATGCCCTGCGCATTTTCCTCTCTttagttttttagtattttcttcAATCATCATCATTGTTATTGGTTATTGTCTATCGTTATAATCCGTATATTCTCCTCCTCCTTCTCTATCTATATGTATTGTTGATTGTTCAATAACTCATAGAAGTACTCCTTCCATCGTTGCATAGTTCTCtagttactattattattttcttgcttttccctttatttcataaataatcaaTTCAACAAATAATCAATTAGAAATTATCGTTTTTATAGAATTAACAACCAACTGGTGGCTCTTGTTTTAATACTGGTCGATTCCAATTTTGATAAGTACGATGCTCAAATAGAGTAGTGAGAATACACAGTGGAAAAGtttagatttttataatttattgaaacatgtTGTCGAAATTAATTCTGGTAGAAttgtaagtaagtaagtaagacTGATATCCCTTTAAGTACTTTCatgttataataaaactattaactGTTGTTCAAGATtaaggaatgaaataaaaacaaagtttttttatttaaaattctccAAACTACAATACATTTAACAATTATAGATAtacacaattttgaaaatatgtctagcatattttgataaacatgGGCCGTATGCGAATGCGGCAAATCATACAAGTAGGAAATTAGCATTCCGTGCGAGTTGTATACTATACTTTTCCTACAGCTTTAATAGATAATAGCGAAAAGATGTAAAAAATAGCAAGTCATTCAAAATTTCAGTatagattcaataaaaatatcaactaCACATTAAATAATAGAGACTGGGGATCTAACCAAGAGACTTTACTCTCAAACTACAGGCATGTCATAAGATCTAGGATCGATTATGCCTCcgctaaaaaatataaactaaaatgCTTAGATACCGTAACCATCAAGTATTATGTATAATTACTGGAGCTTCAGAACATCTCCCATCGAAAGTTTACAAGTAGAACTGGGAGTCGTCAGTAGCTAACATTGTAATATGCCAGTACTGTAATGAGCAACCATGAACATCCGAACTACAATAGCACAGTTGCAAACAGACATCAAAGAACGTTCGAATTCGGGACAAGAGTCGACTATCCCTTTTATCAGAGAGTTTATTAACTAACTGATTAAAACTCCGAGCATTAACACAAGTTTGAATATCTTTAACAATGCAGAAACGCCGTCTATTACCCTTTCgtttaaaacataaaatcctGACAGCTCAACAATTTGGCTTCCTACCTAATAAATGCACTAATGACGCTGATTTCTGTTTTCAACGAAACATATATAtcacttaacaataaatttcatactgcttcggttttttgtgatttcgctaAAACTTTCGATTGTGTTGATAAAATTCTGATTAACAAACTAGAATATTTTGGCATCCAAGGTATTCCATTAAAACGATTTGTATCTTACCTTGAATTTCGAAATCAAATGGTACGAGCTAATGGTAAAGTTTACAGTAAATTGCCAAATGGCAGTGGTGTGCCTCAGGGTTCAGTTTTGGTTCCAGctctttttttgctttttcatcAATGATCTCACAGATCTACGGATCAATGGTCAATTCACTTTATTCGCGGCTGATACCAGTGTAACCTAGAGTGGTCCAGATATACAAGCTCTACATTCGACCGTGGGCAATGATCTCATAACTATTAAGTCCCGGTCTGACGCAAACGATCTCTgtttaaacactgagaaaactttagttttatacTATAAAGAAGCTTTAAAAGCTCTAAAACTCAACAGTGACTTAATACGATCCtcaaattcgataaaatttcttggtctacatattgacggtgCTCTTCAATTGTCTGTACATATAGAAAACCTGACCTGAAAAAATTAACCTCTGCTTGCTTTGCCATTAAATCTGTAACTGAATAGATCGATTATCGAACTGCTTTAACCACTGGTGGGACGTAAAAAAGTACACGTTTTCTACTTGTAGAAAAATACGTTTACGACGCAAGCAATTATCTACATTATTCGACTTTTCTACGTTGAGCGCAGGCGTAGTTCACAAATGCGGCGATCCGGCGCAAAAATAAGATAACAAAGACTCTTAGAAAAAGTCCACTGTCCAAACGAGCCATAGCAGCTACATTTTTAGTATTtgtcactctatttttcatcatttttatttgttttttgttttttgtacaCATTAAAACAGttgttttttcttgttgaaATTGATAAGAACTTTTgcaaatctaaaaataaatcgGAGCGTTTATAAGAggatatattgagaaatattcttatcctactatagaaccaaacaaaatattttattactcaacatattctcctcttaattggatacactTATTAGAGCGAACCTGTaccgtctctagacctttaaaaaaaatgtttcttctcgctctgcaaaccagacctccacagcttttattacttctttATCTTCAGTGCGAAAAATTACTCAATCAGCTACCTTCTGAAATAAAATTGGCGGTAAAAACTTGATGTATACATTACCTCGCGTAAGTTCTGTATATTCAGCAGAAATGCTATCCTACAAGCTTTGGTCGAAATTCAATCATCAAACccacaaaaaattgtaatttcaaCAGACTCCTCGCATCGAGCTCATTAAAAAGTATCTATACCAACAATCCTCTTGAACTAGAAATCAAGAAACAATTACATCTAATACAAAACAACAACTTAGATGTCAGATTTTTGTAGGTGTCCTCTCATCAAAGAATACAAGGAAAAGACGATGCTGACAAACACTCAAAAGGTTTGCagtaaaaaattaatcttaGTGGCAATCTGAGGGACAAAGAtcatttcaaaaactaaaacaaatcaAGGAAACTGTTGAAAAGTGGCCGTGAATACTAGTCCAAGAGCTACCTACAAAAAATGCATGTTATAAAGTACATGAAAAGTTAGTGCGTAACTTCGTGGCCTAAAGGTAACACATTATGGAACTTTCGTCTGGCGGACCAGATCGGTTCCGTTTTAAAATGCAAGCCTCGTGAACTTCGTGGAAATtcgaggaaataaaaaaattaggtaCACACAAGATTCTTTTTTCTTAGCGTTATTTCAGTCGTAAATATCAGCGACTATTGGCGACGTTCTTTCTGTCCTCAAGTTTCCGGCAGTGGTGAAAAAATGTGATCGGAAAACTCACCCGAAAAATTAGATTAGTTACACCcgaaattcttttttatatttctttcttaaGTCATCAACAGCAGCGGGAAAGCTGTAGCAGACATTTTCTCTGAAGCCGAGTCGTCGGCAGACGTGAAAATGAGTCGTCGGAAAACTCACCTCAAAAATGCCATAAGGAAAAATGCCACAGACAAAATTCCTGCTCTCATCCCATCTCTAGGTCATAACTAGCAGCTAAAAAGTAACGACAGACGTTTGCCCGGTCCCAAAGTCCCTGGTTAGTTAGTTAACTTATTTAGTTCTTACAGTTTAATGTTTACTTAAATAAACCCCGGAATAATAAGCATTTTCTACTCGTCTATTGCGCATAATGAGCATATTAGTGTAAATATCAAACTGTAAGAACTAACCAAATACACTAATTGGGCGAGGAAAGCAATTTTCTTATTCGACAACCAGGGACTTTGGCATCGGCAAAACATTAGTCACTGCTGTTTTCCTACTAGTTATTACCTACTGATGACATGCAAAACAAATCTCGCGTGTACCTCATGACATTTGTGAGAGAAAATGTCTGCCACAGCTTTCCTACTGCTGTTGATGACCCAAGAAAGAAATAGAGAAATGAATCTCGCGTGTaccttatataatttttcaggTGAGTTTTCCAATCACCTTTTTTCACATCTGCCGGAGACTTGAGGACAGAAAAAACTTCTACCAATGATTTGCCGCTTGTACTTACGACTCAAATAACGTTTAGAGAAAACAATCTGGTATGTACTTTATAACATGCATTTTTCTTGGAATATATGCAGTAATCACCCAAAACAATAGTAACTAAGCTAAGAATAGATCACACTAAAATTACGCACGAATATTTACTATGTAGAAGTAACAAACCCATGTGTGCAAATTGTAACCAAGAACCCACTGTAAGACAAATACTCTTAGAATTTACATTATACGCGTCGCAAAGAcaattatctaatttttcaaatgaaatgaaaaccCTACTAGGATACTACACTATACTAAATATGTCTTTCATTATCTAAATCTATCGCAAATAACCAACATGGTTGATGCGAAAAACTTGGAAGAagttatttctattatttttaaaaaatatatatatatattattcacAATATTGACAATATTGACGGTTAAATTGTTTTACAACTATACAATAATAAGAACTATATCTGTTATTGCTTGAAATTTGACATTCCCCAGGAGACCTTAATTATTGTGCAATAATAACTATAACTGTAACACAATGAGGCAATTGTTTAATCAGGtaagaaaaagaaattgaagacaTATAATTTACCCCATTGATTTATCAAGAACAGTTGATATACAGCGGTTATAACcgtagaaaataattgatccACTATTCGTTTCtattacagatttttttttgcaagaaaaaaacgaaaactgCATTTCAAGCTCTCTTCAAAAGaaccataaaataataaacaatattaaatcAGCTATAAGACCAGTATCTATTAACTCCAGAGTACTAAAAGAAGATAATGAAAGCTCCACAGCTACCGGATTACTATATACTATGGATTTTGAACTATCAACCTCAAGTCGAAACAAACCATAACTACTTTCACAAGCCGAGCTAAATGATTTAGTAAAAGATGTAGGCCTACCAGAGGACCTTTATAAATTACTGAGGTCTAGATTAAAGCAAAAAATAGCTGGTTCCAGCAACTCTATAGAAATCgagattcaaaaatatttcacacaaAACGGACCACTCCCAAATACTTGCTGGTCTAGTTACTCACCTTTGAGCCCCGGAGTACATACCATTTCATCCATACTTCAAAAAGAAGTCTTGAAGCTGTTCTTTCATATGATGGCTATGTTTTTGCTTCTATTCCAGTCGGCCATTCAGCTCATTTAAAGAAAAGACAAATACAATATGTATATCACAGTTGGGAAAtgtaaagatttaaaaaatttaggCCTTTTTTGTGTTAGCAGTCTGGATTTACAAAATGTTCATGTTTCCTGTATGAGTGGGATAGTAGGAACCGAGAATAGTATTGAAAAAAAGAGACTGCCCACAAAGAGCAATTTTAACACCCGTTACGAAAATTGTAATTCGCAAAAATGACTCTCAAAAAGTTTCACTTCTACTATTTCACATCAAACTTGGACTTgtgaaacaatttattaaaaagttaaaCAAAGAAGGGAATTGCTTTAAATAtttgtgtaaaatatttttagctcTACGGGATGCAAAAATTAAGACAAGGAAAAAGATGCATGGAGTGCTTTgattttcttggaaattatAAGGCCCAAATTGTGTTCAGTTAGTTGAAataatgctgaaaaaatttagGATTCTTGTTTGTGATATGagcataaaaatgattattgcCGGACATTGCTGATAACGTGTCTGATTTTGAGTGATGTCTGAATGTGacagaaaaataatcaaaagtagtttttttccaaaaagaaaacgTTATTTCAAGAAacgtgaagaaaaaaataaatatttctaacagTTTCTGTATggatagtttatatatttttttctttaatatattataaaactagcttgtaaatgaaataaatcgtGCTTGTGCTATATTCTgagagtattttgaaataactaaaagCAGATTTAAAATCAACGCTACCTTACCGCTAGAAACCagctaaaatttttttaactttcaaagttttaaaaatataaacctgTCAATTAATGCACTAATCTACTCTTAATTACGAAATCTGTTTCAAAACCACTTCAgataaaaatatgttgtttgCGGGGGATACATTGTCTatacaattcaattatttactctgtatttatcttcaaaaacatatttctGTATCACTAAACTTATCTAATCAAATTGTTACTTTCATAAAATGATAACTATAATAATCAAAGAAATTAATGCTAAAACGAGACTATCCTTCTTTTTTAAACAATACTGCAAAACTGGTGAAGTCTTTTTCAGTGGCGAACTAATAGGGGGGCCCCAAATGCCTCCGTTTTCCCCTGATCAAATCCTAATCAAGACTTTACAAATGTGCTAAGACCATCGAAGTTTTGAATTAAATGAAGGGCCCACAAGAAGCGCGCTTT carries:
- the LOC130448994 gene encoding general transcription factor II-I repeat domain-containing protein 2A-like, with translation MGNKDIRILCYGDDAVLIAENEDGLQRLLFKFNTTAKSLKMKISAAKIKCMITSKTPIRCKLVVDDEIIQQEMKFKYPGPDISGSGDIGVEETKRTEELRRTCKIDNVNEWILERKRKWNERMVKIARALDESTDLSDTAQLAIFIRGIDKEFTVTEELLSLQPLKATTTGEDIFNEVQKVFTNFGLPWSKLNGVCTDGAPSMVVLRKGFIGILNEKATELNVQKDDLIVLHCIIHQQNLCSKSIRLHNVMNVVVKTINFIRSRGLNHRQFKTFLDEISAEYNDVTYYCGIRWMSKGKMLKRFYELRNEIADFIKIKDKPLSELSDPKWICDLAFLVDLTGYLNDLNLKLQKQGQLVNDLDNHLKAFQIKLRLWE